In Tachysurus fulvidraco isolate hzauxx_2018 chromosome 3, HZAU_PFXX_2.0, whole genome shotgun sequence, a single window of DNA contains:
- the LOC113651732 gene encoding adenosine receptor A2b-like: MHQGWLYSLVQCVLSVSVISMNIRLCMRLDSGCHVKSVSSCLKLCLGWVGAIGGVMDIPINMLLNLRSTQCLYTCIMLVCFLLLVRQFTMWLLLLLILNTHLHCRLGHRYAGLVTRRRMLCLVLFSWLCSVVTAFAQFIVCNSLDTWGTDGLGFIWPNQTTHKPHPQTPSVIGKYLPYGGFLSKFLVEDLNNFTYAEIHSSHWGVCAHDTVLNPAFLVYVYDVAVFYIPLLVLLGVYVDLSCVMSRQAVMSLSELQMKTSGWSRSMVMSLCLLVLLCLPLHTIHALHLFAPSSQWPQWANYVASILFQAYGLVPPVLFISSPQKANTGGESLSLKTATSPLRSNPPKPLEFCSPEPMAKGKTFLGV; the protein is encoded by the exons ATGCATCAGGGTTGGCTGTACTCGTTGGTTCAGTGTGTGCTGTCGGTGTCCGTGATCAGCATGAATATCAGGCTGTGTATGCGTTTGGATTCTGGCTGCCACGTAAAGAGTGTTTCCTCCTGCCTAAAGCTATGTTTAGGCTGGGTAGGAGCCATCGGCGGTGTCATGGACATTCCCATCAACATGCTGTTGAACCTGAGGAGCACACAGTGCCTGTACACATGCATCATGCTGGTGTGCTTCCTGCTGCTGGTCAGACAGTTCACTATgtggctgctgctgcttctcATCCTCAACACGCACCTACATTGCCGACTAGGACACAG GTATGCAGGGTTGGTAACACGTCGACGGATGCTGTGCCTGGTGCTCTTCAGCTGGCTCTGCTCTGTTGTAACTGCCTTTGCGCAGTTCATCGTGTGCAACTCATTGGACACTTGGGGAACGGATGGGTTGGGATTCATCTGGCCCAATCAGACTACACATAAGCCACACCCTCAAACCCCATCGGTAATTGGCAAGTACCTTCCTTATGGTGGATTCCTGTCCAAGTTCCTGGTGGAAGACCTGAACAACTTCACCTACGCTGAGATTCACAGCAGCCATTGGGGAGTCTGTGCTCATGACACTGTCCTCAACCCAGCCTTTCTGGTCTATGTCTATGACGTTGCTGTCTTTTACATTCCTCTACTTGTCCTGCTTGGTGTGTATGTAGATCTCAGCTGTGTGATGTCACGGCAGGCTGTGATGAGTCTCTCTGAGCTACAGATGAAAACCTCAGGCTGGTCTCGCTCTATGGTTATGTCCTTGTGTCTCCTGGTTCTCCTGTGCCTACCCCTTCACACCATACATGCTTTGCATCTCTTTGCCCCCAGTAGCCAATGGCCTCAATGGGCAAATTATGTTGCCTCCATATTATTCCAGGCATATGGTTTGGTTCCTCCGGTCCTTTTCATTTCGTCTCCTCAAAAAGCAAACACCGGTGGAGAATCTTTGTCTCTAAAAACAGCTACATCGCCGCTGAGGTCTAATCCCCCAAAACCCTTAGAGTTCTGTTCACCTGAGCCAATGGCAAAAGGCAAAACCTTTCTAGGGGTGTGA